In one window of Paraflavitalea soli DNA:
- a CDS encoding UxaA family hydrolase, producing the protein MGSTSYLQIHPADNVLVALKDLPAGNEITADEVCFTLKEPIKAKHKLAARDLLEGHDIIMYGVLVGRAVAPIPQGGLLTTKNIVHASNSFSVQERNLAWEKPDIAKFANRTFSGFHRADGKVGTANYWLVIPMVFCENRNVTILKEALVEKLGYTRKSIYQEKTAVLVELYQRGAGMEAILQADINTNSITGQVTPRLFENIDGIKFLTHDMGCGGTRSDSNALCGLLAGYIAHSNVAGATVLSLGCQHAQVDILKEEVEKRLGVFKKPLLVFEQQIEGTEEQLVNEALKQTFVGLVAANQQKRAPARLDKLCIGLECGGSDGFSGISANPAIGYTSDLLVALGGSVILSEFPELCGVEQDLSDRCLDETKAEKFIHLMKTYNALAEAGGSGFYANPSPGNIKDGLITDAIKSAGAAKKGGSSPVVDVLDYPEFVTKPGLNLLCTPGSDVESTTAEVGAGANIVLFTTGLGTPTGNPISPVIKLSTNTALAQKMPDIIDINCGTIIDGQETIEQAGERILNYVIDVASGNVRPKSVELEQDDFIPWKRGVSL; encoded by the coding sequence ATGGGATCAACTAGTTATTTGCAGATACATCCGGCCGACAATGTACTGGTAGCGTTAAAAGACCTGCCTGCCGGCAATGAGATCACTGCTGATGAAGTGTGTTTTACCTTAAAGGAACCTATCAAAGCAAAACATAAACTGGCTGCGCGGGATCTTTTGGAGGGCCATGATATCATTATGTACGGCGTTCTTGTAGGGAGGGCCGTGGCGCCCATTCCACAAGGTGGTTTGTTGACCACCAAAAATATTGTGCACGCCAGTAATAGTTTCTCTGTGCAGGAAAGGAACCTTGCCTGGGAGAAACCGGATATTGCAAAGTTTGCAAACCGGACCTTTTCGGGTTTTCACCGGGCCGATGGTAAAGTGGGGACTGCGAATTACTGGTTGGTGATCCCGATGGTCTTTTGTGAGAACAGGAATGTGACAATTCTCAAAGAGGCGCTGGTCGAGAAACTGGGGTATACCAGGAAAAGCATTTACCAGGAAAAAACAGCAGTGCTGGTAGAACTTTATCAACGGGGAGCGGGCATGGAAGCTATTTTACAGGCAGATATTAATACCAATAGCATAACCGGGCAGGTTACCCCCCGGTTGTTTGAGAACATAGACGGTATCAAGTTCCTGACGCATGACATGGGTTGTGGTGGTACACGGTCGGATTCCAACGCCCTGTGCGGATTGCTGGCGGGTTATATTGCCCATTCCAATGTAGCGGGGGCCACGGTGCTTAGCCTGGGATGTCAGCATGCGCAGGTGGATATCCTTAAAGAGGAGGTAGAAAAACGCCTGGGCGTTTTTAAAAAGCCGTTGCTGGTGTTTGAGCAGCAAATAGAAGGAACGGAAGAGCAATTGGTCAATGAGGCATTGAAGCAAACTTTTGTTGGTTTGGTAGCAGCCAACCAGCAAAAAAGAGCGCCGGCTAGGCTGGATAAATTATGTATTGGATTGGAGTGTGGGGGCTCGGATGGGTTTTCGGGTATTTCGGCCAATCCTGCTATTGGGTATACTTCTGATCTGCTGGTAGCATTGGGTGGTTCGGTGATCCTGTCGGAGTTTCCTGAATTGTGTGGTGTAGAGCAGGACCTGAGTGACCGCTGCCTGGATGAAACGAAGGCGGAGAAGTTTATTCACCTGATGAAGACCTACAATGCCCTGGCGGAAGCCGGCGGCAGTGGTTTTTATGCCAATCCTTCGCCCGGTAATATAAAAGACGGGTTGATTACCGATGCCATCAAATCGGCCGGGGCGGCCAAAAAGGGAGGCAGCTCGCCGGTGGTGGATGTGTTGGACTACCCGGAGTTTGTGACCAAACCAGGTCTGAATTTATTGTGTACACCCGGCAGTGATGTGGAAAGCACGACGGCTGAGGTAGGGGCGGGGGCCAATATTGTATTGTTTACAACCGGATTGGGTACGCCGACAGGCAATCCCATCAGTCCGGTCATCAAACTATCCACTAATACTGCCTTAGCACAAAAGATGCCGGATATTATTGATATTAATTGCGGGACGATCATCGATGGACAGGAAACCATTGAGCAGGCAGGAGAAAGGATATTGAACTATGTCATTGACGTGGCCAGCGGTAATGTGCGGCCAAAGTCAGTTGAATTGGAACAGGATGATTTTATTCCCTGGAAACGGGGCGTGAGTTTATAA
- a CDS encoding AraC family transcriptional regulator — protein sequence MKPHLLKVSLKPEASFSIRKDVTPFFYNRWHYHPEIELLYIEKGTGTQFVGNSIKRFKDGDVLLIGSGLPHYWRCDDKYFAGSPKLKAKATVAHFQETFWGRPFLELPENRRLKELFKNARKGIKIAAKIKGEIIRLLDLMLTATDTTKIILLLQCLDLIARTARPELLCTEGFQPDFEEKENDRINNIYAYTLTNFRSPISTAEIAKVACLSPHSFCRYFKSRTRKNYSRLLQELRVGDACKLLIETDKTPAQICMESGFNNITNFYRYFKEITGKTPNEYKKEHSSPFSL from the coding sequence ATGAAACCCCATCTCCTGAAAGTTTCGCTCAAGCCTGAAGCATCTTTTAGCATCAGAAAAGACGTAACTCCATTCTTTTACAACAGGTGGCATTATCATCCGGAAATTGAACTGCTGTACATTGAAAAAGGTACAGGAACCCAGTTTGTTGGTAATAGTATCAAAAGGTTTAAAGACGGGGATGTCTTGCTCATAGGCTCAGGCCTCCCCCACTACTGGCGGTGTGACGATAAGTATTTTGCTGGCAGTCCTAAGTTAAAAGCCAAAGCCACAGTGGCGCATTTTCAGGAGACTTTTTGGGGACGTCCGTTTCTTGAATTGCCGGAGAACCGGCGCTTAAAGGAATTATTCAAAAACGCCAGGAAGGGAATTAAAATAGCCGCCAAAATAAAAGGAGAAATAATCAGGCTGCTTGATCTGATGCTCACTGCTACCGACACCACAAAGATCATCCTGCTGCTGCAATGCCTGGACCTCATTGCCCGGACTGCCAGACCGGAATTATTGTGCACAGAAGGATTCCAACCAGACTTTGAGGAAAAAGAGAATGACCGTATCAACAATATTTATGCTTACACACTAACCAACTTCAGATCACCCATCTCTACGGCTGAGATTGCAAAAGTAGCTTGCCTGAGCCCCCACTCTTTTTGCCGGTATTTTAAATCAAGGACCAGGAAAAACTACTCGAGACTTTTACAGGAACTTCGTGTAGGAGATGCCTGCAAATTATTGATAGAGACAGACAAAACACCGGCACAAATTTGCATGGAAAGTGGCTTCAACAATATCACCAATTTCTATCGTTACTTTAAGGAGATCACCGGCAAAACACCCAATGAGTATAAAAAAGAACATTCCTCTCCATTCTCTCTTTAA
- a CDS encoding BclA C-terminal domain-containing protein, whose translation MKRNLIILAAFILASTMFAQAQVGIGTTTPNASAALDVQSTTRGVLLPRMTSAQRIAIATPADGLIVYQTDAVSGLWMHISGAWIRLTNTTDLTNISFGTSTGFASNTLGSVIAVILGGTPIPLPSNQSLGSNVTVNGANTVFTVAQAGRYRIAYGINMNAALLVSSQLRINGTVSPAGTVAPVLSVNRLSAEVILNLTAGSTISVELFGLLGAVVLLPSSQGAFMTIQRVE comes from the coding sequence ATGAAAAGAAATCTAATCATCCTTGCAGCATTTATCCTGGCTTCAACCATGTTTGCACAAGCCCAGGTAGGTATCGGAACTACAACACCCAATGCCAGTGCAGCATTGGATGTTCAGTCAACAACCAGGGGTGTCTTACTTCCCCGTATGACCAGCGCACAAAGAATTGCCATTGCCACACCGGCCGATGGTTTGATAGTCTACCAAACTGACGCTGTTTCAGGTTTATGGATGCATATCTCAGGCGCGTGGATACGACTCACCAACACTACAGATCTTACCAACATTTCTTTTGGCACCTCAACCGGGTTTGCCTCCAATACATTGGGCTCGGTTATTGCCGTAATATTGGGTGGTACACCCATTCCCCTGCCCAGTAATCAAAGCCTGGGATCAAACGTTACCGTTAACGGAGCGAATACCGTGTTTACCGTCGCCCAGGCGGGACGATACAGGATCGCTTATGGCATCAACATGAATGCCGCTTTGCTGGTAAGTTCCCAGTTGAGGATCAACGGTACAGTTAGCCCTGCTGGTACTGTTGCACCCGTGCTATCAGTTAACCGCCTATCAGCTGAAGTAATTCTCAACTTAACAGCTGGCTCAACTATCAGTGTCGAGCTATTTGGGTTGCTGGGAGCCGTAGTGCTTCTTCCTTCCAGCCAGGGAGCTTTTATGACCATACAAAGGGTTGAATAA
- a CDS encoding T9SS type A sorting domain-containing protein encodes MRYLLYCMCSLLLAVPGKSQVGIGTIFIAAGTTFTADSLVLIPTVGITINTNTLTHGYTPMPGATPGTNSIARVYDFAASITYSGEVGIIYSDAELAGNTETLLQIATRNGTWTTTSTSTVNTVANYVSYQAAGLTFDRVTATSAGVALPIIYSGFSATAKELYVLLNWQMADIDGLNTFDVEYSNDGRNWSVASSITPTPGSKSFSYQHNDMNFTTRYYRVAGVDYSGDRVYSRIVTVHNNNAASSLRVMRSGSNTLLYFSGSAPTTVQVYDMKGQLLQTRNVASQQCEINGLIPGTYVIHYVVDGQKLSRKIQL; translated from the coding sequence ATGCGATACTTATTATATTGTATGTGCAGCCTGCTGTTGGCCGTTCCGGGCAAGAGCCAGGTTGGTATAGGCACGATCTTTATTGCGGCTGGCACCACCTTCACAGCCGATAGCCTGGTGCTCATACCCACTGTAGGCATTACCATCAACACCAACACGCTCACACACGGTTACACACCCATGCCAGGTGCTACACCCGGCACCAACAGCATTGCCCGCGTATATGACTTCGCTGCGTCTATTACTTATTCAGGCGAAGTAGGCATTATATACAGCGATGCTGAACTGGCCGGCAATACAGAAACACTGTTGCAGATAGCCACCCGGAATGGCACCTGGACAACCACTTCCACCAGCACCGTAAATACGGTAGCAAATTACGTAAGCTACCAGGCCGCAGGCCTTACCTTCGACAGGGTAACAGCCACTTCGGCCGGCGTGGCCCTTCCCATTATCTATTCGGGATTTTCAGCCACCGCCAAAGAGCTATATGTACTCTTAAACTGGCAAATGGCCGATATCGATGGACTAAACACATTCGATGTTGAGTACAGCAATGATGGACGTAACTGGTCAGTGGCCTCCTCCATCACGCCCACGCCAGGCAGCAAGAGCTTTAGTTACCAGCACAATGACATGAACTTCACTACCCGGTATTATCGGGTGGCAGGGGTAGACTACAGCGGAGACCGCGTATACTCCCGTATTGTCACCGTACACAACAACAATGCAGCTTCCAGCCTGCGTGTTATGCGCAGCGGCAGCAATACTTTGCTTTACTTTAGTGGATCAGCTCCCACTACTGTACAGGTATACGATATGAAGGGACAACTGTTGCAAACACGTAATGTGGCCAGCCAACAATGTGAGATCAATGGACTTATCCCGGGCACCTATGTCATACACTATGTAGTGGACGGACAAAAACTGTCAAGAAAAATACAACTGTAG
- a CDS encoding RNA polymerase sigma-70 factor produces the protein MPKTSFTKSAFNHKQVFTTVEDHYKQCFQEYFEKLFGYAFTIVKDNAEAKDIVQSAFVKLWEKRSTLNVAAAARAYLYTTVYHLSLNTVRNRKVRESHHPHITATDSISNSNTAEEKEIRERIRQAIDGLPPRCKEVFCKSRLEGKKYATIAAEMNISVKTVEVQMGKALKALREQLTDLAMIWVMYLFI, from the coding sequence TTGCCAAAGACAAGCTTTACCAAAAGCGCCTTTAACCATAAACAGGTATTTACTACAGTGGAAGACCACTACAAACAATGCTTTCAGGAGTATTTTGAGAAATTATTTGGCTATGCCTTTACCATTGTTAAAGACAATGCCGAGGCAAAAGACATTGTTCAATCCGCCTTCGTTAAATTATGGGAGAAACGTTCAACATTGAATGTTGCCGCCGCTGCCCGCGCTTATTTATACACAACCGTTTATCACCTCTCGCTCAATACCGTCAGGAATCGCAAGGTGCGGGAAAGCCATCATCCACATATCACAGCTACTGATAGTATCAGCAACAGCAACACCGCCGAGGAAAAGGAGATCAGGGAAAGGATCAGGCAGGCTATTGACGGCCTCCCTCCTCGCTGTAAGGAAGTCTTTTGCAAAAGCCGCCTGGAGGGGAAAAAATATGCCACCATCGCCGCCGAAATGAATATCTCCGTCAAAACAGTAGAAGTACAGATGGGAAAAGCCCTGAAAGCCCTGAGAGAACAATTGACAGACCTGGCCATGATATGGGTCATGTACCTTTTTATTTGA
- a CDS encoding FecR family protein has translation MNAHHHPSISELISKYLAGEANAAEAMLLDDWLAAPENAREFKRIAALWNQLPGTAIPQPPAPQQAWAELEPLLTANRPAAIIRRLRNHYAAAAVIGLLILAAVYWFTRTKEHPNSGANQITKATTNALRTDTMPDGSTITINKNSEVVYTAGFNKSDRQVAMKGECYFNVVPDKSKPFVISVYDLTIKVVGTSFNVRDVTPSGNIEVQVQSGVVKMYTPQKEITVNKGQTGIYNKQRQALYVRDSLDINSIGYATRTFSFNDMAVIDACRYLEKAFNVTINLDTQQFNGCRLSAQFDNKSLPYILNIINATLNTTYRQQGNTIFISGNGCH, from the coding sequence ATGAATGCACACCACCATCCATCCATTTCCGAACTCATCTCCAAATACCTGGCCGGTGAAGCCAACGCCGCCGAAGCCATGTTATTGGACGACTGGCTGGCAGCGCCGGAAAATGCCCGGGAATTCAAGCGGATCGCCGCCCTCTGGAACCAGCTACCCGGCACAGCAATCCCCCAGCCACCAGCCCCTCAGCAGGCCTGGGCAGAACTGGAGCCGCTGTTGACAGCTAACCGGCCGGCCGCTATCATAAGACGGCTCCGTAACCACTACGCAGCGGCCGCCGTTATCGGCCTCCTGATCCTGGCTGCTGTTTATTGGTTTACCCGTACCAAGGAACATCCAAACAGTGGGGCCAACCAAATTACCAAAGCCACCACCAATGCGTTAAGAACAGATACCATGCCCGACGGCTCCACCATCACCATCAATAAGAACAGCGAAGTAGTGTATACGGCCGGCTTCAACAAATCGGATCGCCAGGTAGCCATGAAAGGCGAATGCTATTTCAACGTAGTCCCCGACAAAAGCAAACCTTTCGTGATCAGCGTATATGATCTGACCATCAAAGTGGTGGGCACTTCTTTTAATGTAAGGGACGTTACGCCGTCTGGAAACATAGAAGTGCAGGTGCAATCGGGCGTGGTAAAAATGTATACACCACAAAAAGAGATCACCGTCAATAAAGGTCAAACCGGCATCTACAATAAGCAGCGACAGGCACTATATGTAAGGGATTCACTCGATATCAACAGCATCGGCTATGCCACCAGGACCTTTTCATTCAATGATATGGCTGTCATCGATGCCTGCCGGTACCTGGAAAAAGCTTTCAACGTGACCATCAACCTCGATACACAACAATTTAACGGCTGCCGGCTCTCTGCCCAGTTCGACAACAAGTCATTACCCTATATACTCAATATCATCAATGCTACGCTCAATACCACCTACCGGCAACAAGGCAATACCATCTTCATCAGTGGAAATGGCTGCCATTAG
- a CDS encoding glycoside hydrolase family 76 protein, with the protein MKLSILLACAGLWLLPGCVKNYDDVVITGDQSGINKYEVNWAAAADSSSGSLVLNFWNPSGKYFNRTSNGNTEFHYWPQAHALDVLVDAYARTNDNKYRTLMDDWMVGVKQKNGNTFLNEFYDDMEWNGLAMLRAYTATNDGKFKTGADQVWADIKNGWNTNMGGGIAWRKAQPAYKNTPANAPACILAARLYQQFKQPADLDFARKIYTWLKDSLYEAGTGWVYDGINANGDGLRSTWKFTYNQGTFIGAALELYDITKDPLFLNDAMKVANFTLSDNTLTNGADRLLRDEGGGDGGLFKGIFVRYFTALILHPDLPDAYRKRYIAYLKNNFETLWYQGTRKPVVLFGSYWKTKPGNETEMPIQLSGAMLIEAAALLKKSNMF; encoded by the coding sequence ATGAAGCTTTCTATATTGTTGGCCTGTGCAGGGCTATGGCTGCTGCCGGGCTGTGTAAAGAATTATGATGATGTGGTGATCACCGGCGATCAGTCGGGGATCAACAAGTATGAGGTTAACTGGGCGGCGGCGGCCGACAGCAGCAGCGGTTCGCTGGTGCTCAATTTCTGGAATCCTTCGGGTAAGTATTTTAACCGTACCAGCAATGGCAATACTGAGTTTCACTACTGGCCGCAGGCGCATGCGCTTGATGTGCTGGTAGATGCTTACGCCCGCACCAACGACAATAAATACCGTACGCTTATGGACGATTGGATGGTGGGCGTAAAGCAGAAGAACGGGAATACTTTCCTCAATGAATTTTATGATGATATGGAGTGGAATGGCCTGGCGATGCTGCGGGCCTACACCGCTACCAACGATGGCAAGTTCAAAACCGGCGCCGACCAGGTATGGGCTGATATCAAAAATGGGTGGAATACCAATATGGGCGGCGGCATTGCCTGGCGCAAAGCCCAGCCTGCTTATAAGAATACACCAGCCAATGCACCTGCCTGTATATTGGCTGCCCGCCTGTACCAGCAATTCAAACAGCCGGCAGACCTGGATTTTGCCCGGAAGATCTACACCTGGCTGAAAGATAGTTTGTATGAAGCAGGTACGGGTTGGGTGTATGATGGCATCAATGCCAACGGAGATGGCCTGCGCAGTACCTGGAAATTTACTTACAACCAGGGTACTTTTATTGGCGCGGCCCTGGAGTTGTATGATATCACCAAAGATCCCCTGTTTCTGAATGATGCTATGAAGGTGGCCAATTTCACCTTGTCAGATAATACCCTTACCAATGGGGCCGACCGCTTGCTGCGTGATGAAGGTGGTGGCGATGGTGGATTGTTCAAAGGGATCTTTGTACGGTATTTTACGGCCCTGATCCTGCATCCCGATCTGCCCGACGCTTACCGCAAGCGCTATATTGCTTACCTGAAAAATAACTTTGAGACGCTGTGGTATCAAGGTACCCGCAAGCCGGTCGTGTTGTTTGGCAGCTATTGGAAAACCAAGCCCGGCAACGAAACGGAAATGCCGATCCAATTAAGCGGGGCTATGCTGATAGAAGCGGCGGCGTTACTGAAGAAGAGTAATATGTTCTAA
- a CDS encoding SusE domain-containing protein: MKKNILSTITMGLALLAFLGCKKDKNMDHTAVTAVKNIFTPEDNRFVKLLPATSASVVFEWEQAKAEDGGLVMYEIAFDKEGGDFSKPVYKMVTDNGGVYNKATVTHKTLNLVANLAGIPSLGTGKLKWTIYSSKGINEVKADASRTIQVQRPAGFATVPADVFITGSATEAGADLANAGQLKQVSNGVFEIYTSLKAGTYQFVDRKSGTPVAYSISGTDLKEGGSTTVSGATKVYRINLDFNNASVTLTEIKEVGLWFAPNNTIYFNLNYTANGVWKAENQSIVFKQESWGRDERYKFRFKVSDGTTDSFEWMGSSNADNQRPAPGTAAAYWYLIKIVSNDQWNYCYKFATEADNKNCDVLVSFPAGSPYTHQVVVK, from the coding sequence ATGAAAAAGAATATACTGTCAACTATAACCATGGGCCTGGCGCTATTGGCCTTCCTGGGTTGTAAGAAAGATAAGAACATGGACCATACAGCAGTAACAGCTGTGAAAAATATCTTCACACCTGAAGACAACCGCTTTGTAAAACTATTGCCGGCTACATCGGCCAGCGTGGTATTTGAGTGGGAGCAGGCCAAGGCGGAAGATGGCGGACTGGTGATGTATGAGATCGCTTTTGATAAGGAAGGCGGTGATTTTAGCAAGCCGGTCTATAAAATGGTTACAGACAACGGCGGCGTATACAATAAAGCCACGGTGACCCATAAAACCTTGAACCTGGTGGCCAACCTGGCGGGCATCCCTTCGCTAGGTACGGGTAAATTGAAATGGACGATCTATTCTTCCAAAGGGATCAATGAAGTAAAGGCCGATGCCAGCCGCACCATTCAGGTACAACGCCCGGCAGGTTTTGCTACCGTGCCAGCCGATGTATTCATAACCGGCTCTGCTACAGAAGCAGGAGCCGACCTCGCCAATGCAGGGCAGCTTAAGCAGGTGTCCAATGGTGTATTTGAGATTTATACCTCTCTCAAGGCCGGTACCTACCAATTTGTCGACCGCAAGTCAGGCACGCCGGTTGCTTACTCCATCAGTGGCACAGACCTTAAGGAAGGTGGTTCTACCACGGTATCGGGCGCCACCAAAGTGTATCGCATCAACCTCGACTTTAACAATGCTTCAGTAACCCTCACGGAGATCAAAGAAGTGGGATTGTGGTTTGCTCCCAACAATACGATCTACTTCAACCTTAATTATACAGCCAATGGGGTGTGGAAAGCCGAAAATCAATCTATTGTTTTCAAACAAGAGAGCTGGGGCAGGGATGAGCGCTATAAGTTCCGCTTTAAAGTGAGTGATGGCACTACAGATAGTTTTGAGTGGATGGGAAGCAGCAATGCAGATAACCAACGTCCAGCGCCGGGCACGGCAGCTGCTTATTGGTACCTCATCAAGATAGTCAGCAATGACCAGTGGAACTACTGTTACAAGTTTGCGACGGAAGCAGACAATAAAAATTGTGATGTGTTGGTGAGTTTCCCTGCGGGATCGCCCTATACGCACCAGGTAGTGGTGAAGTAA
- a CDS encoding RagB/SusD family nutrient uptake outer membrane protein, which produces MIHRTIFKTAFALLMLLAAASCKKLDLAPTDRFTDATYWSSPDKAAIVLNTAYAQMFGTSTFFYNEGLSDNAYSGRGDQDGVTSISSGLADASLPRFKNEWNDRYKCIKTCNIVLENIDRVPNFQEGLKNRMKAEARVIRAFQYFQLYTWYGDVPLFDHDLSVPESQTIARSPRAQVVDFVLKELEESAALLPVNTQYPAADRGRITKGAALALKARALLYEGRWQDVVNATEPFITGNTLGTYSLFNSYEGLFLPQNEYNNEVIFDLQFVPESKTFSVFFDLVPLSVGARLNAMAPTQELVDDYVMLNGKGIKEAGSGYNENDPYVNRDPRLTNTVVYHNYKWKKPDNSLQTIYIKPGSDPNSTKLDEYVAGGVSSPTGYYTRKYYDPTSINNFNSGLNLILIRYADILLMYAEAKQALGQLTEAIWNQTIRALRVRAGFTEAEALNFNNGWTADQRTAIIRRERRAELALEGLRIFDIRRWKTAETVLNGWVHGAKYGEPTVDNGYIRVNQRSFDPAKHYLWAIPRDERNLNKNLSQNNSW; this is translated from the coding sequence ATGATACACAGAACAATCTTCAAAACTGCTTTTGCACTGCTGATGTTGCTTGCAGCAGCGTCGTGCAAGAAACTGGACCTGGCGCCCACCGACCGGTTCACTGATGCTACTTACTGGAGCTCTCCGGACAAAGCGGCCATTGTATTGAATACAGCTTATGCGCAGATGTTTGGGACAAGTACCTTCTTTTATAACGAAGGGCTTTCCGACAATGCCTATAGCGGCCGTGGAGACCAGGATGGTGTGACCTCCATCTCTTCGGGCCTGGCCGATGCCTCCTTACCCCGTTTCAAAAATGAATGGAACGACCGTTATAAATGTATTAAGACCTGCAACATCGTATTGGAGAATATAGACCGGGTGCCCAATTTCCAGGAGGGGCTTAAGAACAGGATGAAAGCAGAGGCCCGTGTGATCCGTGCTTTTCAATACTTCCAGCTTTATACCTGGTATGGAGATGTGCCGTTGTTTGACCACGATCTGTCTGTACCGGAATCTCAAACGATTGCCCGCTCCCCGCGTGCACAGGTGGTTGATTTTGTGTTGAAAGAATTGGAGGAGTCAGCCGCCTTGTTACCCGTCAACACACAATACCCGGCAGCAGACCGCGGACGCATTACCAAGGGTGCTGCCCTCGCTCTGAAAGCGCGTGCGTTGTTGTATGAAGGCCGCTGGCAGGATGTGGTCAACGCCACCGAACCTTTTATAACAGGGAATACGCTGGGTACTTATAGCCTGTTCAACAGTTATGAAGGATTGTTCCTGCCACAGAATGAATACAACAATGAAGTGATCTTCGACCTGCAGTTTGTACCGGAATCAAAGACCTTTAGTGTGTTCTTTGACCTGGTGCCCTTAAGTGTAGGGGCACGCCTGAACGCCATGGCCCCCACGCAGGAGCTGGTGGATGATTATGTGATGCTGAACGGAAAAGGCATCAAAGAAGCGGGCTCAGGCTACAATGAAAATGATCCCTATGTGAATCGTGATCCACGCCTTACCAATACGGTGGTGTACCACAATTACAAATGGAAAAAGCCGGATAACAGTCTTCAGACGATCTATATCAAGCCGGGCAGCGATCCCAATAGTACTAAGCTGGATGAGTATGTAGCCGGCGGAGTAAGTTCCCCCACCGGTTATTATACCCGCAAGTATTATGATCCCACCTCCATCAACAATTTTAATTCGGGGCTCAACCTGATCCTCATCCGCTATGCTGATATTTTATTGATGTATGCGGAAGCCAAACAAGCGCTGGGCCAGTTGACGGAAGCTATATGGAATCAAACCATCCGGGCATTGCGGGTGCGTGCAGGCTTTACAGAGGCAGAAGCATTGAACTTTAACAATGGCTGGACGGCAGATCAACGTACAGCCATTATACGCAGAGAGCGGCGTGCAGAGCTGGCGTTGGAAGGTCTGCGCATCTTTGATATCCGCCGGTGGAAAACAGCTGAAACGGTATTGAATGGATGGGTGCATGGCGCCAAATATGGAGAGCCTACAGTAGACAATGGCTATATCCGGGTGAACCAGCGCAGCTTTGATCCCGCCAAACATTACCTGTGGGCAATACCACGCGATGAACGAAACCTCAACAAGAACCTTAGCCAGAACAATTCCTGGTAA